The following proteins come from a genomic window of Streptomyces sp. GS7:
- a CDS encoding histidine phosphatase family protein: MAARILLARHGQTEWSLSGRHTGRTDIPLLDEGRRGAKLLGERLHRAPWDGLPGVEVRTSPLVRAKETCELAGFGERAADWDALMEVDYGAYEGLTPAEIKAGRPDWLLWRDGVPEGETLAEVAARADEVVAWARSADRDVLVFAHGHILRSLGARWLGLDISFGARIRLEPTSLSVLGWAYGEPAIERWNDTGHLG, translated from the coding sequence ATGGCAGCGCGCATTCTCCTGGCCAGGCACGGGCAGACGGAGTGGTCCCTTTCCGGCAGACACACCGGGCGGACCGACATTCCGCTGCTGGACGAGGGGCGGCGGGGCGCCAAGCTGCTGGGCGAGCGGCTGCACCGCGCGCCGTGGGACGGGCTGCCGGGCGTCGAGGTCCGCACCAGCCCGCTGGTGCGGGCCAAGGAGACCTGCGAACTGGCCGGGTTCGGCGAGCGGGCCGCGGACTGGGACGCGCTGATGGAGGTCGACTACGGCGCCTACGAGGGGCTGACGCCGGCCGAGATCAAAGCCGGGCGGCCGGACTGGCTGCTGTGGCGGGACGGGGTGCCGGAGGGCGAGACGCTCGCCGAGGTCGCCGCGCGGGCGGACGAGGTGGTCGCCTGGGCGCGGTCCGCCGACCGCGATGTGCTGGTCTTCGCGCACGGCCACATCCTGCGTTCCCTGGGCGCCCGCTGGCTCGGCCTCGACATCTCGTTCGGGGCCCGCATCCGGCTGGAGCCGACGTCCCTGTCGGTCCTCGGCTGGGCGTACGGCGAGCCGGCGATCGAGCGGTGGAACGACACCGGGCACCTCGGCTGA
- a CDS encoding AAA domain-containing protein has product MTDLHHDRPGGVRQPFDPGAAAGRATEAILHDTLHSTHRGVVVDSPPGAGKSTLVVRAARELAAAGRPLMVVAQTNAQVDDLVLRLAGKDPDLPVGRLHSSEPGSFDPALAGLPAVRTSARIADLAGMDVVVSTAAKWAYTKVDEPWRHAIVDEAYQMRSDALLSVAGLFDRALFVGDPGQLDPFSIVGAEQWAGLAYDPSASAVSTLLAHNPDLPQHRLPVSWRLPASAAPLVSRAFYPYTPFRSGTGHGDRRLAFGVPGDGSAVDRALDEAAETGWGLLELPARHTPRTDPEAVRAVALAVRRLLDRGGAATSENSADPAPLTAARIAVGTAHRDQAAAVRAALAELGVAGVAVDTANRLQGREFDVTVVLHPLSGRPDATAFHLETGRLCVLASRHRHACLVVSRAGVADLLDEHPSTEPVQLGVTVKFPDGWEAMMSTWDHWSEHRVVWRP; this is encoded by the coding sequence ATGACGGACCTTCACCACGACCGGCCGGGCGGCGTCCGGCAGCCCTTCGACCCCGGCGCCGCGGCCGGCCGGGCGACCGAAGCGATCCTGCACGACACCCTCCACAGCACCCACCGCGGCGTCGTGGTGGACTCCCCGCCGGGCGCCGGGAAGTCCACCCTCGTCGTCCGCGCCGCCCGTGAACTGGCCGCCGCGGGGCGCCCGTTGATGGTCGTCGCGCAGACCAACGCCCAGGTGGACGACCTTGTCCTCCGGCTGGCCGGCAAGGACCCCGACCTCCCTGTGGGCCGTCTGCACAGCAGCGAGCCGGGCTCCTTCGACCCCGCGCTCGCCGGACTCCCCGCCGTCCGCACCTCCGCCCGGATCGCCGACCTCGCCGGGATGGACGTCGTCGTCTCCACCGCCGCGAAATGGGCCTACACCAAGGTCGACGAGCCCTGGCGGCACGCCATCGTCGACGAGGCGTACCAGATGCGCTCCGACGCGCTGCTGAGCGTCGCCGGGCTCTTCGACCGCGCACTGTTCGTCGGCGACCCGGGCCAGCTGGACCCGTTCAGCATCGTGGGCGCCGAGCAGTGGGCCGGTCTCGCCTACGACCCCTCCGCCAGCGCCGTCTCCACCCTCCTCGCCCACAACCCCGACCTGCCCCAGCACCGCCTCCCGGTCTCCTGGCGGCTGCCGGCCTCCGCCGCGCCCCTGGTCTCCCGCGCCTTCTACCCGTACACGCCGTTCCGCAGCGGCACCGGCCACGGCGACCGGCGGCTGGCGTTCGGCGTGCCGGGCGACGGGTCGGCCGTGGACCGCGCCCTGGACGAGGCGGCCGAGACGGGCTGGGGACTGCTCGAACTCCCCGCGCGCCACACGCCCCGTACGGACCCGGAGGCGGTCCGGGCCGTGGCGCTCGCCGTCCGCCGCCTCCTGGACCGCGGCGGCGCCGCCACGAGCGAGAACTCCGCCGATCCGGCACCGCTCACCGCCGCCCGGATCGCGGTCGGGACCGCGCACCGGGACCAGGCGGCGGCGGTCCGCGCGGCCCTCGCCGAGCTGGGCGTGGCCGGTGTCGCGGTGGACACCGCCAACCGCCTCCAGGGCCGCGAGTTCGACGTCACCGTCGTCCTGCACCCGCTCTCCGGGCGCCCCGACGCCACCGCCTTCCACCTGGAGACCGGCCGGCTCTGCGTGCTCGCCTCCCGCCACCGCCACGCCTGCCTCGTCGTCTCCCGCGCCGGCGTCGCCGACCTCCTGGACGAGCACCCCTCGACGGAGCCGGTCCAGCTGGGCGTCACGGTCAAGTTCCCGGACGGCTGGGAGGCAATGATGTCCACATGGGATCACTGGTCCGAGCACCGGGTGGTCTGGCGTCCCTGA